GAGACGGATGATGGAGGGTTCGAATGGATATCGCATAACAAGGAATATAAACCTAGTTCGTGCGCTTGGCAAGTCCGGCTGACGTGCGCCGCGCGTTTGCGGCCGGACGCGGTCCGCGTGTGCCGCACAGAAACACTCTTTCAAGTTGTGCAATTTCGAGTTATACAATCATGGGTTGCATCATCGACCCGCGCAAACTCATGGAGGACACGATGTCTGGCAGTGCGGAAGAAGGCGTGCAGATCGAACGGTCCAAGGAGCATCTCGAGGGGCTGCAGCAATTCCATTCGGCGCTCGAGAAGCTGCACACCGCCGAAGCGGAGCTGGCGCGCCTGCGCGTCGACCTGCTGTCGCGCGGCGTCGACCTCGACGTCTGCGACGAGCTCCACTGGTAGGCGGGCTCGCCCGCCCGCGGCGCCACGCGCCGGCCGCCTCTCGCGTGCGGGCGGTGGCTGCGGGTGGCGCCGCGCCGGGCCGCGCGGCCGCGGGCGATGATCAAGGCCCGCCGAGCGCGATGATCTCACCAACGACGCGCCGTCCGACATTGCGGAGGAGTTCGTCATGCCGAGCCGTGTCCCGTCCAACCCGCATGCGCCGCTCAGGCTCGCCATCTATCTCGGCGCGATCGTTGCGCTGCTCGCGGCGATCGTCGTCGTGCCGGGGACGGCGGCCGGGATCGCAGCGGCGCTGCTGCTGGGGATCGTCTACGCCCACGGCCTCGAACTGCAGCACGAGACGCTGCACGGCATCTTCCTCGCGACCGAGGCCGGCAACCGGCTCGCCGGCTCGCTGCTCGGCCTGCCGATGCTCACCACCTTCACCGACACCCGCGTCCGCCACCTGCATCATCACCGCTATGTCGGCACGCCGCAGGATGTGTTCGACCGCAGCTGCGCGGATTTCTCGAACCGGCGCGCGCTGCTCGGCCATGTCTTCGCGGCGACGCGGCTGCGCGATTTCATCGGCGCCACGGCGACGCTGCTGTCCGGGCGCCGGCACGATGTGCTCAAGGCCCCTGCGCGCGATCGGGCGAGGACCGAGTTCGTCGCCACCGCGCTGATCCTGCTCGCGCTGCTCGCGCTCGCGGCGCTGATCGATCCGCGGCTGTTGCTGTGGGGCTGGATCGTGCCGGCGCTGATCGTCGCGCCGGCCGTGCACTTCCTGATGACGGTGCACGAACATATCGGCCGGCCGCGGCTGACGCGCCGGATCACCGAGAATTCGCGCAGCTACCGGGCGCCGGCGTGGTGGAACTATCTGGTCCACTACGACAATTATCACATCGAGCATCATCTGGAACCCGGCCTGCCGTTCCCGCAACTGCCCGCCTTCCACGCCGAGCGTCGCCGCGCCGGCGCCGACAGCCTGACCTTGTCGCAGGCGATGGCCGAGACGGCGCGCGGCATCGCCGCGTGCCTGCGCGCATCCGCATCCACCGCAACGCGAACGGAGCCGCCGCGATGTGCGCCATAGCCGGACTCGTCTCGCTCGATGCGCCGCCGCACGTGCGGCCGATCCTCGACGCCATCCGCCATCGCGGCCCGGATGGGCTCGGCACGCATCGCGACGGCGCCTGCGAGATCGGCGCGGCGCGGCTCGCGATCGTCGATCCCGAACGCGGCGCGCAGCCGATGCGCGATCCGCTGTCGCAGACCGCGGTCGCGTTCAACGGCGAGATCTACAACGCCGACGAATTGCGCCGCATGCTGATCGCGCGCGGGCACCGCTTCGCGACGCGCTGCGACACGGAAGTGGTGCTGCGCGGCTTCCTCGAATGGGGGCTGGATCTGCCAACGCATCTGTCCGGCATGTACGCGATCGCGGTGCTGGAACGCGGGCGGCTGACGCTGATCCGCGATCCGCTCGGCATCAAGCCGCTGCGCTATGCGCAGCGCGGCGCGCAATTCGCGTTCGCCTCGGAGGCCAAGGCGCTGCTGCGCTGGTTCGGCCCGCCGCGTCTCGACGAGACGGCGTTGGCCGATTTCATCGCGATCGGCTATCCGACCGGCCGCCACACCTTCTTCGCCGGGATCTCGACGCTGCCGCCCGGCCATCTGCTGACGGTAAACTGGGGGCAGGGGCTGCACGTCGCCGAGCCGCGGCCGTATCAACTACGCACCCCGCCGCCGCAGTTGCAATTGTGCGAGGACGAGGCCGAACTCGCTTTCGTCGACGCGCTGCTGGCGGCGACGAACAGCCATCTGCAGGCCGACACCGAGGTCGTGGCGGTGCTGTCCGGCGGCATCGATTCCGCGATGCTGGCCTGCACCGCGGCGGAACTGTCGGGCCGCAGGCTGCGCACCTTCACCGTCGCCGACACCGCCGAGCATCCCGACGCCGTCGCCGCCGCGCGCGTGGCGCGGGCGATCGGCGCCGATCACACGCTGCTGACCTTCGGCTTCGACGATTACCTCGCGGCAATTCCGGCGACCATCGCGGCGGTCGAGGCGCCCGATCTGCATGCCGGGCCGTTCTTCCATCTGCTGTGCCAGGTGATCGGCGGCTGCGCCAAAGTCTGCCTCAACGGCGAAGGCGCCGACGAGACGCTCGGCGGCTACTACGATCCGGCCGGGACGATCGCCACGCTCACCGACGGCCAGGCGCGCGCGCAGGCCGCGGGGCTCGTTCCCAGCGACCGCGCCTGCGCCATTCGCGACGGCCTGCTCGAAGCCGCCGCGAAAGGCGCCGCCGGCATCCGCGCCACGCTCGACATTTCGCTGCAGGATCTGCTGGAGCGCGCCCAGCTCGATCCGGTGGATCATCTGTCGATGGCCGCGGGCGTCGAGATGCGGGTGCCCTATCTCGACCCCGTGGTGCAGGCGGTGGTGCGGCGCGTGCCGCCGGGCGAGATCGTCGATACGTCGCTCGGCATCACCAAGCGGCTGCTGCGCCGCGCCGCGGTGCGCCGCCACGGCGCGCATCTGCTCGACAGCGCGCTGCGCGCCAAGATGATGATGCCGCACGCCTCCGGCGGCCACGCCGCGCGCTTTGCCCAGGCCTGCGATCACGCGGTGCCCGACGACGCGCTGCGTCGTCTGCCGTTCGGCGCGGGCTTCGCCAGCAAGACCGATGTCGTGCTGTTCGAACTGTTCCGCCGGATCCATCTCGACGGCGGCGGCGCTGCAGTGAAAATCGACGACGTGTTCGCCGAGATCGCCGGATCGTCGCGCGCCGGCGCGAGCGCGATCGCGCAGGCGGCCGCGTCATGACCGCGGTGCTGTTCGATCTCGACGGCGTGCTGATCGATAGCTGGCAGGCGGTGGAAGCCGCCTTCCTCGCAGCCGCGGCCGACCACGCGCTCGACGGCCGCGCCCGGCTGTCCGACTTTCGCGCGCGGATGGGAATGCCGCTGGAAGCGATCGTCGCCGAGTTCGGCTTTCCCTCGGGCTTCCCCGCGGCGTTTCGCGCCGCCGCGCGTCTCCACGATCCCAAGGCCCGCGCATTTCCCGGCGTCGTGGCGATGTTGCAGCACATCCGCAGCGCCGGATTGAAGCTCGGCGTGGTGACCGGGAAGGATCGGCCGCGTACGCTGTCGATCCTCGCCGCCACCGGCCTGATCGAGCTGGTCGACGCGGTCGTCACCGCCGACGATGCGCCGGGCAAGCCCGCGCCCGACGGGCTGTGGCTGTGCGAGCGCCGGCTCGGCGCCGGCGCGGCGCTGGCCTTCGTCGGCGACACCGCGATCGATCTGGCCGCCGCGCGCAATGCCGGGCGCATCGCGATGCTGGCGCATTGGGGCGGCGGCCCGCAGGTCACGGATCGCGCCGGCGTTATCGAGGTCGCAACGCCCGGCGAGGTCACCGACCTCGTCGTCGCGCTGGCGCAGGAGGCCCGCCGGCTGGAGCCGGCGCGATGACGGCGCCGCTGCGGCAGGAACCGCTGCGGCTCGGCCTGTGCGGCTGCGGCTGGGTGATCCGGCATTGCTATCAGCCGGCGCTGGCGGAGCTTTCGGCGCTGTTCGAGGTCGTGGCGGTCTTCGATCCCGATCCGGCCGCGCTGCAGCGGGCCGCACATGCGTGGCCGGCGGCGCGGCGCTGCGATTCGTTCGAGGAGTTGCTCGCCGCGCATCCGGATGCGGCGGTGATCGCCTCGCCGAACGCCTGTCATCTCGACCACGCAACCGCATTGCTCGCCGCCGGCATCTCGTGCCTGGTCGAGAAGCCGGTGGTGCGCGACACGGCCGACGCCGCGCTGCTGCAGGCTGCGGCGCAGAGCGGCGCGGCGCTGGTCAGCGGCGTCGCCTGCCGCTTTCGCGATGATACACGACTGTGGCTCGATCAGGTCGCGTTGCTCGGTCCGCTCACCGAACTCGATCTGGTCTGGAGTCGCGAGCACGGCGTGCCGTCGGCGCCGTGGCATCTGCGCCGCGCGGACGGCTGGACCGGCGTGTTCGCCGATCTCGGCTATCATCTGCTGGACCTCGCCGGCGCGGCGCTGCGCTGGCGCGCCGAACGCATCGACGTCGCCATGGTGCAACGCGCGTCACAGCGTCGTGGCGCGGGCGCCTCCTGGTATGTCGAGGGCAGCAAGGTCCGTGCCGGGTCGCTGGCCTACGACACCGACGATCGCTTCGGCGCCACGCTGGCGGTCGACGGCTGCCGGATCGGCCTGCGCGTCGCCTGGATCGACAGCGCGCGCGGCGATCTGGTGCGGCTCGAGGCGCGCGGTGCGCGGGGCGAAGCCGTGCTCAGCGGGCTGTTCGGATTTTCCGACAACCGCCGTGAGCGCGATCAGCAAGTGGTGCTGCGGCTGCACGGCCGCGACAAGATCCGTACCACATTCGAAACCGGGCCCGAGTTGCAACTTTGCGCCTTCGCGACCCTGCTGCGACATTTTCATCGCTGCGTCCGCGCCGGCGCGGACGAGGAAGCCGCCGCGCTGCGGTTCGCCGCCGCGCTCGGCGGCGCCTTGCGGGAGGCGGCGGCATGAGCGCGATCTTCGCCGTCGATCTAGGGGCCACCTGGCTGCGCACCGCGCGGGTCGCGCCGGACGGGCGATGGATCGACCGCAAGGCGCGGGTGCCGACGCCGGACGGCCCAGCCGAGGCGCGCAAACTGATCGAGACCGCCTGGCGGCGTGCCGGCTGCGCCGAAGCGGTGGCGCTGGCGACCGCGCCGGAACTCGACAGCGATGGCGTGGTGCGGCGCTGGCCGAACCGGCGCGACTACGAAGGCGCGCCGCTGTTGACCGATGCGCTCCGCTGCGTCGCGAGGCTCGCGCTGTTCGACGACGCCACCGCGGCGGCGCTGTCGGCGGATGATGTCGACGGCGCCGCGGACGCGATCACGCTATGCCTGAGCATCGGCAGCGGCATCGGCGGCGGCGTCGTCATCGCGGGGCGGCCGCTCGTGGGCGCGCATCACGCGGCGATGGATGCCGGCCACATGCCGGTGCCGTCCGCCGCCGGCCTGCGATGCGCGTGCGGCCGCGACGGCTGCCTGCAGGCGGTCGCCTCCGGCGGGGCATTGCAACGGCACGGGGGCGGCGCTCTGTTCGGCGATGCGCGCGCAGAGCCGGCCTTGCATCGCGCCACCGCCGCGCTGGCGGAGGCGTTGGCGATCCTGCAGGCACTATTCGATCCGGAACGCGTGGTGATCGCGGGCGGCCTCGGCCTGTCGCCGCTGTTCGACCGGATCGCGGCCGAATTGAAAAGAAGCGGCGTCGCGCTCGCGATCGCGCCGCATCATCATGGCGACGATGCCGCGCTGGTCGGCGCGGCGATCGGTCTGGCGCGGGGCCTCGCGCCGCGCGCGTCAACCTCGGCAGCAATATCCCCACCAGCAGCGAGAGGCGATCCACGATGCAAGGTCAGTTCTCCGAACGGATACCAGCCTGGCCGCGTTTCGACGACGCGGACGAGCGGCGCCTGATCGAGGTGCTGCAGTCGCGCCGGTGGTGGCGCGGCAACGGCGGCATCGGCGACGCGTTCGAAGCCGCCTTCGCGGACTCGCTCGGCGCGGCGCATGTCCGTGTCGTGGCCAACGGCACGCTGGCGCTGGAACTGGCGCTCGATGCGCTCGGCGTGCAGCCGGGCGACGAGGTGATCGTGCCGGCCTGCACCTTCATCTCGACGGCGTCGGCGGTGCTGCGGATCGGCGCCTGGCCGATCCCGGTCGATGTCGAGCGTGACACGCTCAACATCGATGTCGACGCAGTGGCGGCGGCGATCACGCCGCGCACCCGCTGCATCGTCCCGGTGCATATGGCCGGCCATTCCTGCGACCTGTCGCGCCTGATCGCGCTCGCCCGCAGCCACGGCCTGGCGCTGCTCGAGGACGCCGCCCACGCGCATGGCGCGCGCGCGTTCGGCAAGGCGCTGGGCACGTTCGGTGATGCCGCGATCTTCAGTTTCCAGTCCGGCAAGCTGATGACGTGCGGCGAGGGCGGCGCGATCGCTACGGACCGGCCCGATCTCGCCGCGCGCAGCTTCGCGCTGCATTCCTGCGGCCGGCCGAAGGGCGACACCGACTATCGGCATCTGATGCCCGCGACCAATATGCGGCTCACCGAATTCCAGTCGGCGCTGCTGCACGGCCAGCTCGCGCGATTGCCGGCGCTCGGCGCCCAGCGCGAGCGCGCGGCGCCGTGTTTCGAGGCGCATCTGCGCGCCGCCGGACTGACGCCGCTGGCGCGCCGGGACTATGTCGAAGCCCACGGCCGCTACATGACGATGGCGTGGTTCGATCCGGCCGCGTTCGGCGGCCGCGACGCCGGACAATTGGCGGCGGAGCTGCGCGGCCTCGGCATTCCGGCGTATCGCTGCTTTCCCGAGATCCACCGCACCGGGATGTTCGATCCGCCGGCGTTGCAGCGGTTGCAGCGATCGTCCACGCCGCCGCCGGACTACGCGCGGATCGCGACGCCGGTCGCCGCCGCCGCGTCGCGTGCGGCGATCTGGTTCGCGCATCCGATCCTGCTCGGCGACGACGAATTGTTCGCCGACATCGCCCGCGCGATCGGCGAATTGCGACAGCCGCAACGCGCCGCGACGCCCCTGTCGCTGTCGGAGACGGCATGAGCGCGCCGCGCCGCATCGATGATCTGATCGCGTTGATCCGACGCGGACGGGTGCTGCTGCCGGACGGCCGCGACGTGACGATCGCGGAGGCTTGGCACGACGCCGAGACCGATCCGGCGGCGCGATGGATCGCGCCGGGCGACCGCGTGGTGTTGTCCGAGCCTGCCGGCGCCGATCTGGTACGCGCCACGCTCGCGGTGTGGGCGCAAGGCGGCGTTGCGGTGTTCGGCGTCGATCCGCATCGCTGCGGCGACTGGCCGGCCGATGTTCGCGTGCGGAGCTGGCCGGACGGCGCGGTGCTGCACGATGCGTCGCCGCGCACCGACGCTGTGGCTGTGATCCATACGTCGTCGGGAACGACGGGGCGGCCGAAGCTGGCGCGCAGGTCGTTCGAGAGCCTCGCGGCCGAGGCGGAGCGCTATGCCGCGTGCTACGCGCCGGCCGCCGGCGCGCGCGCTTATCTGGCCGCGCCGATCACGCACTCGTTTGCATTCGGCGCGATGCTCGGTCTGCTCGCGGCCGGCTGCGTGGTGCAAGTCGCGCCGGTGTTCCGGCCACGCGCGCTGGCGGACGCATTGCGCGGCGGCGCCGACATCGTCGTGCTGACGCCGCCGATGGCGCGGCTTGCGATCGAGGCGGCGCAGGAGCGCGATCAGCCGCTGCGGTGCGCGCCGCAGCTGGTGATCGCCGGCGCCGGCGCCGTGCCGGGCCGGCTCGACGCGGAGTTTCGCCGCGCATTCGGCTGCGGCCTCGCGCGCAACTACGGCGCGTCGGAAACCGGCGCGAGTTTCGGCGCGGCGCAGTCGCTGCCCGAGGGCTGCCTCGGCCGGCCGTTCCGCGGCGTCCGTGTCGTGTCGCCCCGGCCGGGCGACCACATCGGCGAACTGATCGTCGATCTCGACCACCCGATCCTCAGCCTCGAAGGCAAGACCGCGACGCCACCAATGCAGCGCGGCCTGTGGCGCAGCGGCGATCTCGCCGAGGTCGACGACGATCAACGGGTGTGGCTGCGCGGACGGATCGACGATCGCGTCAAGATCAACGGCCATCTGATCGATTGCGCCGCGCTGGCGGCGCAGGCGCGGGCGGCGCCGGGCGTCAGCGATGCGGTGGCGCTGGCGCTGCCACGGCCGCAGCGCGGCGAGATCCATGATCTGGTGCTGATCTGCGAGTGCCGCGATGAGGCTGTGTCGGCGGCCGATATCAGCCTGGCTGCGATGCCGCAGACGCCGATGATCGTGCTGACCCGGACCGAATTTCCGCGCACGGCGGCGGGCAAACCGGATCGCGACCAATTGCGCAGCTTCGCCGAAGCGCGGCTGCGCCGCGGGGCGGCGCGAGGCGAGATGCAAGGCGAGCCGCGATGAACGCAGCCGGGCGCAGCATCGAAATCGATCGCTGCGCGCGCGACGCGGTGGCGCTGCTGCCGCATGTCGTGCCGCATCGTGACGGCCTGCAGACGCTCGGCGGCCGAGTGATCGCGCTGCCGGCGCCGGCCCGCGCGCTGGTCGCGCGCTTTGCCGAGGGGCATGAATTCGACGACGACGAATTGTCGGACAGCGAGCGCGCCGCCGCGCGCGATCTGATCGAGGCCGGCTATCTGCTGCGTCTGCCGCCGGCCCGGCCGATCGATCGCGCGGCGCCGGTCGACGTGGTGCTGTCACCGCATATCGACGACGCCGCATTGTCACTCGGCGGCACCATCGCGCAGGCACGACGCCGCACGCTGGTGGTCAACGCGTTCACCTCGCAATCCTATCAGACCGGGCTGCGCGTGCCGCCCGAGCGGCTCGATGCGGTGGCCTGCGCCGAGGATCGTTTGGCCGGCCGTCTGCTCGGCTACGATGCCGTCTCGCTCGGCCTCGCCGGCGCGCAGGACCGGCATCGGCTCGGCCTGTCGGCGACGATGGGGTGGCCGCCGCGCGATGTCGCCGATCGGTTTGCGGGCGAGATCGACGCCGTGGCGCAGCGCGCCGTGGCGGCGATCCGCAACGCGCTCGGCCGAGCAGCGATCGGCAGCCTGTACGCGCCGGCCGCGATCGGCGGCCATCTCGATCACGTGGTCGTCGCGCTGGCGGGGCCGGCGATCGCGGCGGCGCTCGGGCTGTCGCCCGGCGCCGTCGCTTACTACGAGGATTTGCCTTACGCCGCGGCCGGCTGGCGCGGTGGCGTCGAGCTGCGCGAGCGCGCGCCGCGTTTCCGCGATATCTCCGCCGCGCTGGAGCGCAAGCGCGCGGCGCTGGCGATCTTCAAGACGCGGCTGCGCGCGCCGCAGATCGAACTCTGCATCGCCCACGCCGCACGGATTGCGCAGCGCGGCGCGGTGGAGCGTTGCTATCGGCGCAGCGGCGATGAAGTGCAAGCGGAGGATGGCGGATGAAGCATCTGCTGTATCACGACCTGATCGTCGCCGGAAACTGGTGCAACCTGAAATGCAGCTATTGCACCAGCGTCGCCGACGCCGACGATTACGGCGCCGTCACCTCGGCGTCGCGGCGCGGCAGGGGCGCGACCATCGCGATCGCCGAGGTGCTGGCGATGCTCGACGGTTTCGCCGCGCAGGTCGACGCGCCGCTGATCAAGCTGAGCGGCGGCGAATTGTTCCTGCTCGCCAACGCCGCCGAGCTGATCGCCGAGCTGGCGCAGCGCTACGCGCATGTCCAGGTGCTGACCAACGGCACCGAACTCGACGCCGCGACGGTGCAGCGCATCGCGCGGCGCGGCAACGTCTCGTTCAACCTGTCGCTCGACGGCCATAGCGCGGCGATGAACGCGATGCGGTGGCGCTCGCCGCGGATCGGCGCCCGGGTGATGGCGGCGTTCGCGGCGATGGTTCAGGCGTGCGAGACGGTCGAGATCACCAGCGTGATCAGCGCGGCCAATGCCGAGGGCTTTCCGGCCTTTCTCGACGTGCTGGCAGCGCAGCCTTGCCGCATCGTCGCGGTGCCGATCCCGGTGCGCGGCGTCACTGCCGCAGTGCTGTTTCCGGCCGAGGCGCGCCGCGCCTTCGCGGCGACGCTGCGGGCCTGCGTGCGGACACATCCCGACGTGCTCGGGCCTGCCGCTTACTACACGACGCTCGCGGATTTCCTCGACGCCGGCGGCGCGCAGCGCGAGCGGCGCTGCCATCTCGTCACGGCCGCCGTGCAACTCTTCGACACCGGCGCGGTGACGCCGTGCCCGGTGGGCTGGACCGGTGCAATCGGCGATCTGCGCAAAGAGGGCGCCGCATCGGTCGCGGCGCGGGTCGGCACGCACAAGATGTACGACCTGCTGACGCGCGAGCGGCCGCGGGTGCCGGTCTGTCGCAACTGTTTCAGCGCCGCCGACATGCTCAATCTGTATCTCGACGGCGAGATCGAGCTCGACGCGCTGGCGCGGCTGCCGCTGTATCACTCCGCCGCGGCCCGGGCGCGGCTGGTCGAACTACGCGAAGCCGCCGTCAGCCGCTTGACGGCGTCGATCGTATCGCAACTCGGCAGCAGCGAGATCAGCAGCAGATCGGCCAGCGCCGGCGGATCGGCGTCGCCGATGGCGATGCCGGCGCGCGCCGCGACCTGAGCCGCCTGCGCCTGCGCGCCGGGCCAGTCGTGCGCGAGGCAGGCCTGCAGCGCCGCCGCGAACGCCGCTTTGTCGGCGAGCCAGCCCTCGGTCGCGGCGCCGAGCCGGCGCAGCCGGTCGCGGGCTTCTGGCGCGCAGAGTTCGGCATGATCGGCTTGCGCGGAGTTGTCGCGCAAGGCCGCGACCGATGCGGTGGCGGCGACCAGCCGGTCCAGCGATGTCGCCGGCGCGAGCTGCTGGGCGACGAACAGTCGCGTCCGCGGCGTCAGCGCCGCGCGCGGGTCGATCAACGCGGCGATCCGCTTCAGCGAGGCGCGGCGCAGCGCATTGGCCGCGAATGCATCGGGCACCTCGAACGGCAGATAGGCGAGCGCCAGCGCGAAGCCGGCTTCCTCGGTGTTCAACGTCGGCGTTGCCGCACGCAGCATCGCGCCCGCCGATCCGGCATCACCCTCGCAACGCAGCAGCCGGCGCAGCGCCTCGCCGTCGCAGAGGCCGTCGTCGATCGCCCGGATCGCGGCGGCGAGCGCGCGGAGCTGGCGCATGTCGGCGGTGCCGATCGTGGCGCCGAACATATGCGCCATCGGCACCAGCTGCTGCTTGGCGGCGAATTCGCGCAACATGCTGCGCCCCCAGGCGCGGTTCTCGTCGATCAAGTCGGACATGGGCCTCTGCCAGATCGGCGCGCAGCGACGCGTCGATGAATACAACCAATACGGGAAATCAGATTGACAGAAACCGTATAAGTTGCAAAGCTGGCGCTGTTATCACAGAAGTTGCGCCGCTTGCGGCGCCGGCAGGGAGGTCGCAGCCATGGTCCAGGCCCATCCGACGAGCCTCGCGACGCCGCCCGACACGCGGGCGGACACGCTCAGCGAAGCCCTGACCCGCATTCTCGGGGGCATTCTCGCGGCCAAGGGTGGCCTGCCGGACGATGTCGATCTGTCGACCGCGACCTTCACCTCGCTGGATTTCAACTCGGTCGACTATCTGGAATTCGTGCTGAACGCCGAGGCCGATCTCAATCTGGATATTCCGGACGAAGCCGTGCTCGATCCGTCGCTGTGTTCGGTCGCCACCTGGGCCGCATGGCTGGCGGCGCACGCCGATGAGCTCGCGACGCCGGCGATCGGGTCGGCCGGCGCATGACCGGCGCCGCGCGCGCGCCGCTGCGGGTGGCGCTGGTCGGGCCGCGCGAACAGCCCTTCGCCGGCGATCCCGATCGCGAGCATCGCGAGACGATGCTGCGCAGCTACGCGGAGATCTGCGACAGCGTCGCCACCTTCGGCTCGGACTTCACGCTGTCGCGCGAATTTCTCGGCATCGAATATCTCGCGGCGACGCTGCGGCGCGACGGCCGCATCGTCCGCGTGCTGTCCGCCGCCAATGAGGGGCTGGACGACGATGCGCTGCTCGCCGAACTACTGGCCTTCGCGCCGCGCATCGTCGGCCTCTCGGTGCTGTACGATCTGCAACTCGGCAATGCGCTGGTGCTGGCGCGGCGGCTGAAGGCGGCGCGGCCCGGTCTTGCCATCGTGTTGGGCGGTCCGCTCGCCACCGCGCTGTCGCAGGAACTGCTCGGCACCTTCGCCTTCGTGGACTACGTCGTCGAAGGCGAGGGCGAGGCGGCGTTGAGCCGGCTCGCTGATGCGATCGAACGCGGCGAGGCGCCGAGCGACGTGCCGGCGCTGGCGCATCGCGGCCCGGGCGGCATCGTCCGCAATCCGCGCGGCGCGCCGCTCGATCTCGACCGCCTGCCGCATCCGGCGCGCGACGGCCTCGCGTCGATCCGCGCCCGCGGCCTGCCGGCGCCGAGCGCCTATCTCACCACCTCGCGCGGCTGCAAGGCGTTCTGCACCTTCTGCACTGTGCCGGGCAGCGTGCGGAGCCTGAAGAGCGGCGTCTACCGGATGCGCGATCCGGTCGACGTGGTCGACGAGATCGAAGAGTTGGTGCGCGATCACGGCGTCAGCCGCTTCTACATGGCCGACGACAATTTCCTCGGCTATGGCGAGGACAGCAACGCGCGGATGCATCGCTTCGCCGACGAGATCCTGCGCCGCCGGCTCGCGATCCATTTCCACGCCGAATGCCGCGTCGACTCGCTGATCCCGGAGACTCTGGTCAGACTGCGCGCCGCCGGCTTCGACCAGATCCTGTTCGGCCTGGAATCCGGCTCGGCGCGGACGCTGAAGCGCTGGGCCAAAGGCCAGACGGTGGCGCAGAACGAGGCCGCGATCGCGCTGGCGCGGCGGTTGCGCATCGAGATGATGCCGAGCCTGATCCTGCTCGACTGGGAGTCCGACCTCTCCGAGATCGAAGAGACGATCGGCTTCATCGAGCGCAACCAATTGTGGCGCAGCGGCCAGCCGCTGTGGCTGGTCAACAAGCTCAAGGTCCATTGCGGCACCGCCGCCGCGCGCCGCTACGACAGCGTGCACGGCCGGCCGACGCCGCCCGCGGTCGGCTATTCCGACGCCGATATTCATCGTTGGTGCGAGACCGTGACCTATCAGCA
The DNA window shown above is from Rhodopseudomonas palustris HaA2 and carries:
- a CDS encoding fatty acid desaturase, with amino-acid sequence MPSRVPSNPHAPLRLAIYLGAIVALLAAIVVVPGTAAGIAAALLLGIVYAHGLELQHETLHGIFLATEAGNRLAGSLLGLPMLTTFTDTRVRHLHHHRYVGTPQDVFDRSCADFSNRRALLGHVFAATRLRDFIGATATLLSGRRHDVLKAPARDRARTEFVATALILLALLALAALIDPRLLLWGWIVPALIVAPAVHFLMTVHEHIGRPRLTRRITENSRSYRAPAWWNYLVHYDNYHIEHHLEPGLPFPQLPAFHAERRRAGADSLTLSQAMAETARGIAACLRASASTATRTEPPRCAP
- the asnB gene encoding asparagine synthase (glutamine-hydrolyzing) → MCAIAGLVSLDAPPHVRPILDAIRHRGPDGLGTHRDGACEIGAARLAIVDPERGAQPMRDPLSQTAVAFNGEIYNADELRRMLIARGHRFATRCDTEVVLRGFLEWGLDLPTHLSGMYAIAVLERGRLTLIRDPLGIKPLRYAQRGAQFAFASEAKALLRWFGPPRLDETALADFIAIGYPTGRHTFFAGISTLPPGHLLTVNWGQGLHVAEPRPYQLRTPPPQLQLCEDEAELAFVDALLAATNSHLQADTEVVAVLSGGIDSAMLACTAAELSGRRLRTFTVADTAEHPDAVAAARVARAIGADHTLLTFGFDDYLAAIPATIAAVEAPDLHAGPFFHLLCQVIGGCAKVCLNGEGADETLGGYYDPAGTIATLTDGQARAQAAGLVPSDRACAIRDGLLEAAAKGAAGIRATLDISLQDLLERAQLDPVDHLSMAAGVEMRVPYLDPVVQAVVRRVPPGEIVDTSLGITKRLLRRAAVRRHGAHLLDSALRAKMMMPHASGGHAARFAQACDHAVPDDALRRLPFGAGFASKTDVVLFELFRRIHLDGGGAAVKIDDVFAEIAGSSRAGASAIAQAAAS
- a CDS encoding HAD family hydrolase, producing the protein MTAVLFDLDGVLIDSWQAVEAAFLAAAADHALDGRARLSDFRARMGMPLEAIVAEFGFPSGFPAAFRAAARLHDPKARAFPGVVAMLQHIRSAGLKLGVVTGKDRPRTLSILAATGLIELVDAVVTADDAPGKPAPDGLWLCERRLGAGAALAFVGDTAIDLAAARNAGRIAMLAHWGGGPQVTDRAGVIEVATPGEVTDLVVALAQEARRLEPAR
- a CDS encoding Gfo/Idh/MocA family protein; amino-acid sequence: MTAPLRQEPLRLGLCGCGWVIRHCYQPALAELSALFEVVAVFDPDPAALQRAAHAWPAARRCDSFEELLAAHPDAAVIASPNACHLDHATALLAAGISCLVEKPVVRDTADAALLQAAAQSGAALVSGVACRFRDDTRLWLDQVALLGPLTELDLVWSREHGVPSAPWHLRRADGWTGVFADLGYHLLDLAGAALRWRAERIDVAMVQRASQRRGAGASWYVEGSKVRAGSLAYDTDDRFGATLAVDGCRIGLRVAWIDSARGDLVRLEARGARGEAVLSGLFGFSDNRRERDQQVVLRLHGRDKIRTTFETGPELQLCAFATLLRHFHRCVRAGADEEAAALRFAAALGGALREAAA
- a CDS encoding ROK family protein, whose translation is MSAIFAVDLGATWLRTARVAPDGRWIDRKARVPTPDGPAEARKLIETAWRRAGCAEAVALATAPELDSDGVVRRWPNRRDYEGAPLLTDALRCVARLALFDDATAAALSADDVDGAADAITLCLSIGSGIGGGVVIAGRPLVGAHHAAMDAGHMPVPSAAGLRCACGRDGCLQAVASGGALQRHGGGALFGDARAEPALHRATAALAEALAILQALFDPERVVIAGGLGLSPLFDRIAAELKRSGVALAIAPHHHGDDAALVGAAIGLARGLAPRASTSAAISPPAARGDPRCKVSSPNGYQPGRVSTTRTSGA
- a CDS encoding DegT/DnrJ/EryC1/StrS family aminotransferase, with protein sequence MQGQFSERIPAWPRFDDADERRLIEVLQSRRWWRGNGGIGDAFEAAFADSLGAAHVRVVANGTLALELALDALGVQPGDEVIVPACTFISTASAVLRIGAWPIPVDVERDTLNIDVDAVAAAITPRTRCIVPVHMAGHSCDLSRLIALARSHGLALLEDAAHAHGARAFGKALGTFGDAAIFSFQSGKLMTCGEGGAIATDRPDLAARSFALHSCGRPKGDTDYRHLMPATNMRLTEFQSALLHGQLARLPALGAQRERAAPCFEAHLRAAGLTPLARRDYVEAHGRYMTMAWFDPAAFGGRDAGQLAAELRGLGIPAYRCFPEIHRTGMFDPPALQRLQRSSTPPPDYARIATPVAAAASRAAIWFAHPILLGDDELFADIARAIGELRQPQRAATPLSLSETA